In Micromonospora cremea, the genomic window CGGGGACCCGGCCGCGCAGACGGTGGTACGCGACGCCGCCCGCCGCCTCGGTCGGGTGCTGGTCGGCCTGGTCAGCTTCTTCAACCCCGGCATCGTCGTCATCGGGGGCACGGCGGACGGCCTCGGGCACATCCTGCTCGCCGAGATCCGCGCCGTGGTCTACCGCCGATCGGCGCCGCTCACCACCGGCACCATGCCGATCGTCCTGTCCGACCTGGCTGGCCGGCCCGGGGTGGTGGGTGCGGCGCGGCTGGCCAGCGAGTGCGTCTTCGCCGTCGACTGACCGGGGGCCGACCAACGGTCGACCCCCGGCAGCTTCGGTTCAGTCCTTGCTGCTGAAGGCCGCGTCGAAGGCGGCGGACGGGGCGTCGAAGGCGAGCCGGCGGACGAACTGCAACGCCTCGGGTGCGCCAACCAGCCGGTCCATCCCGGCGTCTTCCCACTCGATCGAGATCGGGCCGGTGTAGCCGATCGCGTTCAACGCCCGGAAGCAGTCCTCCCAGGGCACGTCCCCGTGCCCGGTGGAGACGAAGTCCCAGCCGCGGCGCAGGTCCGCCCAGGGCAGGTGGGAGGCGAGCCGGCCACGCCGGCCGTCCCCGGTACGCACCTTGGCGTCCTTGCAGTCCACGTGGTAGATCCGGTCGGCGAAGTCGAAGATGAAGTTCACCGGGTCCAGCTCCTGCCAGACAAAGTGCGACGGGTCCCAGTTCAACCCGAACGCGGGTCGGTTGCCGATCGCCTCCAGCGTCCGCTTCGTCGTCCAGTAGTCGTACGCGATCTCGCTGGGGTGCACCTCGTGTGCGAACCGCACCCCCACCTCGTCGAACACGTCGAGGATCGGGTTCCACCGGTCGGCGAAGTCCTGGTAGCCGCGCTCGATCATCGCCGGCGGCACCGGTGGGAACATCGCCAGGGTGTGCCAGATCGACGAGCCGGTGAAGCCCACGACCGTCTTCACCCCGAGCTTCGCCGCCGCCCGCGCCGTGTCCTTGATCTCCTCGGCGGCCCGCTGGCGGACGCCCTCGGGCTCCCCGTCGCCCCAGATCCGGCCCGGCAGGATGTCCTGGTGCCGCTCGTCGATCGGGTGGTCGCAGACCGCCTGACCGACGAGGTGGTTGGAGATCGTGAAGACCTCGAGGTTGTGCTTCGCGAGCGTCTCCCGCTTGCGATCGACGTACGAGTCGTCGGCGAGCGCCTTGTCGACCTCGAAGTGGTCGCCCCAGCAGGCGATCTCCAGACCGTCGTAGCCCCACTCGGAGGCGAGCCGGCAGACCTCCTCGAACGGCAGGTCGGCCCACTGGCCGGTGAAGAGCGTGATGGGTCGCGCCATTGTCCTTCTCCCCTGTTGTGATGGGGATTCCTTGTGCGGACCGGGGCGAGGGTGACCGGTCAGAGCGGTACGCGGCACCGGGACGGGACACCGGTGGGTGCGGAACGCACCTGGGCCCGGCGGGTTGCGCCTCCCACCGGGTCACCGGCCACCGTCACGGTCGCCGGTCCCACCCTATTTCCGCCGGACCCCATCGCGAAAGCCCCGCCGCCGGATCGTCATTCGGCCATCTCCTCCGGCGCGGGCAGAACAGCCCGGACGAGGAAGCCACCATCGGGGCGCGGGCCGGCGGAGAAGGTGCCGCCGATCCGCTCGGCGCGCCTGCGCACTGCGATCAGACCCCGCCCGGCGTTCCCGGCCGTCGGCGCGGCGCCGGCGCCGTCGTCGCGTACCTCGATGGTGATGCCCGTGGCGTCGTAGCGCAGCCGGACCGCGACCGGCGCGCCCTGGGCGTGCCGGTGCGCGTTGGTCAGCGACTCCTCGATGATCCGGTACGCCGCCGCGTCGACCGCGCCGGGCAACGGCCGGGGCTGCCCGGCCAGCGTCCAGTGCACCGGCTGACCGGCGGCGAATCCCTCCACCAGCGCGTCGAGGCGGTTCAGGCTGGGTGCCGGCCCGGTCGACGTGTCCGGTTCCTCGGCTCCGCGCAGCGCCCAGCGCAGCCGGTGCCCCTGCGCCCGCACCATCCGGCGCCACCGCGCGAAACGCCCCATGCCGGTCAAGGTACGGCAGCCGGCTGTGGCCCGCGCCTGCGGCGTCCCGACCGTCCGTGGGCACACGGGTGCCAAGCAGACCGGCGACCCGGGTTGTCGGCGCGTCGGCGTCCGTCGACGGAAGTGCCGTAAGCGCTATACCTCTGCGTCATAGTTATGACTCAGAGGTATAGCGCTTACGGGGACGACGGCATCCCGCCGGCCGGGGCACACCCGGCGAAGCGCCGAGGTCGAGTGGCCTGGAGGGGCGGTCCGCCGTGACGGGCAGCCCCTCCAGACTCAGCCGGTCAGGGCAGCGTCCACTTCTGGTTGGCCGCGCCGTTGCAGGTCCAGAGGTGCACGATCGTGCTGTCCGCGGAGTTGTTGCCGGAGACGTCGAGGCACTTGCTCGACGACGCGTTGCGCAGGCTGCCGTCGGCCTGGGCCGCCCAGTTCTGCGCGCCGGTGCCGTTGCAGGTCCAGAGCTGGATCTTGGTGCCGTCGGCGGTGCCGCTGCCGGACACGTCCAGGCACTTGCCAAGCGCCTTGATCGTCGAGTTCGGCGTCACAGTCCAGGTCTGCGCCGCGCTGCCGTTGCAGGTGTAGATCTGAATCTGGGTGCCGTCGGCGGTGCCGCTGGAGCGCACGTCCAGGCACTTGCTGCCCAGACCCTTGATCGCGCCGACCCCCGGGGTGCCGCCACCGCCGCCCCTGACCAGGGTGAAGTCGTCCACGTCGAAGAGCCCGGTGCCGCTACCGGTGAACGTGAGGTAGAGGTTCTGGGTGCCGGACGGGACGTTCGACAGGACGGTGGTGACGTTGGCGAACGTGGTCCAGCTGCCGGTGTTCGGCACCGCGACCGAGCCGAGCACCGGGCCGGTGGCCGAACCGGTACGCACCTGGATGGTGCCGCCGGCGCCGCCGGAGACGACCCGGGACGTGAACGAGGTGACCCCGGTCAGGTTCACACCGTTGTACGCGGCCCAGTCACCCGGGTCGATGTAGCCGATGGTCTGGCCGCCGTTGGCGCCCGCCTTGGTGAACGGGGTGACGCCGTTGGCCGAGCTGAACGCCTCGGCCTGGACGGTGGTGTTCCCGGTCGGCGGCGGCGTGGTGCCCAGCTCCTTGATCCGGATGTTGCGGAACGAGGCGTCGTCGCCGGTGCCGTGGTTCTGGATGCCGATGTGGCCGGCCAGCGAACGGACCGGGTTCGTGTTGGTGAAGTCGTTGATCTTCACTCCGTTGAGGAAGATCTGGAGCCGCTCACCCTCGACCAGCAGCTCGTAGGTGTTCCACTCCCCCGCCGCGTTGAGCGCCGCGTCCCGGGCCGCGATGTCGGCGGACTTGAACGTGTAGACCGCCCCGGTGGTGCGGTCGGCCGCGTCGGTGGCGTCGATCTGGATCTCGTAGCCGTTGTCCACCGCCGACCACGGGTCACTGGACGGTGGGAAACCGATGAAGATGCCGGAGTTGTCGTCGCCGGCCAGCTTCCAGTCCAGCTTCAGCGAGTAGTTGGTGAACTGCTTCGCGTTGTACCAGAACAGCCCCATGCCGCCCACCGAGGTGAGGGTGGCGTCGGAGTTGGTGAAGTTGCCCGGGCCGGCCTGCGACCAGCCGCTGGTCGAGCCGTTGTAGATCGGGGTGTAGCCGGTCTCGGGCCGGCAGTCGGCCTTGCTGCGGCCGGCCGCGTACCGGATACCGCCGAGCAGGTGCGCCCGGAAGGCCGGCTCGGCGTACGACGCCTGGGTGTGCCCGCCGCCGGTGTAGAACGACCGGCCGCCGCTGTAGCTCTTGCACCACGAGTGCGGGTGGTCGGCGCCCATCCCGCCACCGGAGTACGACGACTCGTCCAGAGTGGCCAGCACGTGCGCGGTGGATCGGGCGTTGGTCCGGTAGTTGTACCACTCGTCGGTGCGGGTCCAGGTCTGCGGCAGGTGCGCGGTCGCCGCGTGCCCCCGGTCCTCCACCTTGACGTTGGCCTGCTGGATGGCCGGGTGCGAGGCGAACCACGCGCCGACCAGGTTGCCGTAGAACGGCCAGTCGTACTCGGTGTCGGCGGCGGCGTGCACGCCCACGTACCCACGGCCGGAGCCGATGTACGACTCGAAGGCCGTCTGCTGGCTGGCGTTGAGCACGTCGCCCGTGGTGTTCAGGAAGACCACCGCCTCGTACTGGTTGAGGTTGCCGGTGGTGAAGGCGGCGGCGTCCTCGGTGGCGGTGACGGTGAAGTTGTTTCCGGCGCCCAGGTCGCGGATGGTCTGGATGCCGACCGGGATCGCGTCGTGCCGGAAGCCGGCCGTCTTGGAGAAGACCAGCACGTCGTAGGGGGCGTCGGCGGCGCTGGCCGGGGTGGCCGGGGTCGTACAGGCCAGGACGGCGAGGACGGCGGTGGCCGCGCCGAGGACGGGTCGCAGGAGTCTGCGCATATCGCTCTCCTAAGAACGGTTAGGAGGGGCCCCTTGTACAACACTAGGCGTTGACAAGGGGCCCTTCCTTTCAGATCAGGGCAGGATCCACTTCTGGTTCGCGGCGGCGGTGCAGGTCCAGAGGTGCACGACGGTGCTGTCCGCCGAGTTGTTTCCGGAGACGTCGAGGCACTTGCCGGACTGCGCGTTACGCACCGTGCCGTCGGCCTGCGCGGCCCAGTTCTGCGCCCCGGTCCCGTTGCAGGTCCAGAGCTGGATCTTGGTGCCGTCGGCCGACCCGCCACCCGAGACGTCGAGGCACTTGCCCAACGCCCTGATCGTGGAGTTCGGCGTGACCGTCCAGGTCTGCGCTGTACTGCCGTTGCAGGTGTAGATCTGGATCTGCGTACCGTCGGCGGTGGCGGCGTTGCGCACGTCCAGGCACTTGCCGCCCAGACCCTTGATCGGCCCAGCCCCGCCGGCGGGCGGCGTACCGGTGACGAAGGTGAACGCGTCCAGGTCGTAGAGCGCGCCGGTGCCCGACCCGGCGAAGGTCAGGTAGAGCGTCGTGGTGCCGGTCGGCGGGTTGGTGATCGCCCCCGTCACCGTGGTGAAGGTTTCCCAGCCTCCGGTGACCGGGACCGTGGCCGAACCGAGCACCGTGCCGGTGGCGGAGCCGGCCCGGACCTGGAGAGTGCCGCCGGCACCCGCCGAGGAGACCCGGGCGCTGAACGAGGTCACGTTGCCCAGCCGGTACGGCTGGAACGCGATCCAGTCACCGTTGTTGATGTCACCGACGGTCTTGCCACCCTCGGCCGGGGTCTTGCTGAACACGTTGATCCCGGACGAGGTGCCGAAGAACTCGGCCTGCCGGTGCCGCGGCGGCAGCGTGTGCTGCGTGTGCGTGGTCAGCCCACCCGCGTCGGTGTACTCGGCGTCGAAGATGGCGAAGATGTTCGCCGCGTCGTCGTGCTCACCGTCGACCGGGATGGTGATCGATCCGGAGCAGCCGGTCTTCGAGGTGATCTGGTGCCCGTGCTGGTCGTGCCCGAGGACGTAGGTCATCTTGACCTTCGTGCAGTCGATCGTGCCGTCCTCCGGGTCGGTCACGGTGATGCTGAACGGCACCGTGTCGCCGAAGCTGAACAGCTGCCCGTTGCCGGGGCTGTTGATGGTCACGGTGGGCGCGGTGTTGCCAACGTTGATCACCACGCTGGCGGTGCCGGTGGCGCCCTGCGGGTCCCGCACGGTCAACGTCGCGGTGTAGGTGCCGTTGGCGGTGTAAGTCTTGGACGGGTTGGCTGCCGTGGAACTGGTGCCGTCACCGAAGTTCCACGAGTACGTCAGCGCGCCGCCCTCCGGGTCGGACGAGCCGGCCGAGGAGAACGTCACCGCCAGCGGTGCGGCGCCGGAGGTCCGGTTCGCGCTGGCCGAGGCGTTGGGTGCCCGGTTGCCGCCGCCGACGTAGTCGAAGCGGTAGAGCGCGGAGTTGGCGTCGCCGTTGAAGTAGCCGGTGCCGTAGTCGAGCACGTAGTACGCGCCGTCCGGGCCGAACGCCGAGTCCATCACCTGCTTGCCCACCCACGGGAAGGTGTCGATGACGCCTCGGGAGCCGTCCGCGTTGACGTGGATCGGCTTGATCCAGCCGCGGCCGAACTCGGTGGCGAAGAACTGCCCGTCGAACGACTGCGGGAACTTCGTCGTCGAGGTGGACGAGGCGTTGTACCGGTAGACCGGGCCGCCCATCGGTGACTCGGAGCCGCCGCCGAACTCGGGCGGGGTGCCGGCGTCGCCGGCGTACCGGATCCAGGCCGGCTTGGCCGCCGGCAGGGTGCCCAGGCCGGTGTTGCGGAACGAGTTGTTGGTCGGCCCGCCGGTGCAGTTGTACTTCGCTCCGCCAGTGTTGGTGGCGAAGTCCCACTCGTTGTACGTCTCGGTGCTGGTGTTGGTGCCGGTGCAGTACGGCCAGCCGTAGTTGCCGGCCGATGGGACCCGGTTGAACTCCACCTGGCCGGACGGCCCGCGGGTGGCGCTGGTCGAGCCGGCGTCCGGCCCGTAGTCACCGACGTAGACGACGCCGGTGGCCTTGTCCACGCTGATCCGGAACGGGTTGCGGAAGCCCATCGCGTAGATCTCCGGCCGGGTCCTGGCCGTGCCGGGCGCGAACAGGTTGCCCGCCGGGATGGAGTACGTGCCGTTCGCGTTCACCTTGATCCGCAGGATCTTGCCGCGCAGGTCGTTGGTGTTGCCGGCGCTGCGCTGCGCGTCGTACCCCGGGTTGCGGTTGGTCCGCTCGTCCAGGGGCGCGTATCCAGCGGAGTCGAACGGGTTGGTGTCGTCCCCGGTGGACAGGTAGAGGTTGCCGGCGGCGTCGAAGTCGATGTCTCCGCCGACGTGGCAGCACAGGCCGCGATCGGCCGGCACGTCGAGCACGTCGACCTTGCTGGCCTGGTTGATGGTGAAGTCGGCGTTGAGGGTGAACCGGGAGAGCCGGTTGACGCCCTGCCAGGCCGAGAAGTTGGTGCCGGTGGCGGGCGCGTCGCCGCCGGGGGTGGAGAGCGGCGGGGCGTAGTAGAGGAAGATCTGCCGGTTGCTGGCGAAGTTGGGGTCGACCCCGACGCCCTGCAGGCCCTCCTCGTCGTGGGTGTAGACCGGCAGGGTGCCGATCACCGAGGTGGTGCCGTTGGCGTCGGTGCGGCGCAGGGTGCCGTTGCGGGCGGTGTGCAGGACCGAGCGGTCCGGCAGCACGGCCAACGACATCGGTTCACCCATGTCGGCCACGCCGCGGGCCAGCTCGACCTGCTGAAAGTCCGTGGCGTTGATGGGGTGGGCCTGGGCGGGGGTCGGGCCACCGAGCGCGGCCGGGCCGACGCCGAGCGCGACCGTGCCGGCCGCGGCCACCAGGAGCAGTGCCGATCCGGCGGAGAACCATCGTCGGGACCGGTGAGTGGAAGCGTCCTTTATGGACATTGGTGTGCTGTCCCTTCCTGACGAATGACTGCCAGGCCGGGCGCGCGCCGTCGCGCCGGGTGCCGTAGCGGTGGTGGGGATGCGGTCGGCCCACCGGGTGCGTCCCGGCCGGCCGTGACCACCGAGGTGGTGGGGGCCACGTGCTCGGAGGTCACCAGTCGATGGGTTACCGCGCCGCCGGTTCACCTCGACGAAACATTGTCGTGTTGGCCACGACACTAAATCGTGGAGTGTCGATGTGTCTATACCTTCCGGCGGATCGCCGTGAACTTTCGTCGATCCGATCGAAAGTCGGCAGGCAGCGCCGTTTCCCAGACGCCGCAGGGATGTCCGGGGAACGTGTCCGGCGAGCGCCGGCGGGTCAGGCGCGGCGGTCGATCGCCTGCGCGGCCAGCGCGACCAACGCAGCGCGGGCCTCCTCGGCCACCGCGGCGCTCTCCAGCGCGGCCAGCGCGGCCTCGGTCCGGACCCGGATCATCTGCTCGATCCGCTCCCGAGCACCGGTCGCCTCGATGATCCCGCGCAGCTCCGCCGCGCCGTCGGCGTCCAGCGCCGGATTGCCGAACAGCTCGCGCAGCCGGGCGGTCTGCGGCCGGTCGGCGGCGCTACGGGCCAGCGCCATCATCACCGTCGGCTTGCCCTCCCGCAGGTCGTCCAGGACCGACTTGCCGGTGACCGCCGGGTCGCCGAAGACGCCCAGCACGTCGTCGCGGAGCTGGAACGCGTCGCCCAGCGGGTCACCGAACTCGCCCAGCGCGGCGATCAGCTCCGGCCCCGCGCCGGCCAGAGCCGCGCCGATCTGCAGCGGCCGGGTCACCGTGTACCGGGCGGCCTTCATCCGGATCACGGTGAGCGCGCTGGCCACCGAGCCGTCGCCCACCCCGGACACCAGGTCCAGGTACTCCCCCGCGATCACCTCGGTACGCATCAACGCGAACACCCCGTACCCCCGGTGCACCTGCTCGGTACTCAGGCCGCACTCGTGGAACATCTGGTCCGACCAGGCCGCGCAGAGATCCCCGCAGAGCAGCGCCGTGTTGCGTCCGTACGCCTCGGGGTCGCCGCGCCAGGACGAACGTGCGTGCAGGTCGGCGAAGAGCCGGTGCACCGACGGCTCGCCCCGGCGGCGGTCGCTGCCGTCCAGGATGTCGTCGTGGATCAAGGCGAACGCGTGGAACAGCTCCAGTGCCGCCGCGGCCACCACGATCGGGGTGCCGTCGGGCGCCCCGGCACCGCGCCAGCCCCAGTAGCAGAAGAGCGGGCGCAGCCGCTTCCCGCCGGCCAGCACGAACCGGTACAGCGCGGTGAACACTCCGCGTGGCGCGCCGTCCGGCCAGTCCGGGCCCTGCCGGTCCAGGAACCCGGCCAGCTCCGCGTCGAAACGCGCCCGCAGCCCGCTCGCGTCGGTGGGCGTGACGGTGACGGTCATGAACCCTCCCTCGACCGGTCCGCCTCGGCGCCACCGCCGGGAATCAGCCCGGCCAGCTCCAGCAGCAGTGCCTTCACCTCGGTGGCCGCGATCCGCTCCCGGGCGGCGGCCGGGTCGGAACAGAGCAGCACCGGGGCGTCCGCCGGGTCGTCCGGCAGCCGACCGTGCGACCCGCGTACCGCCCGCGCCCCGGCGTCCAGGCCGACCGCGCTCATCAGGTAACGCATGCCCAGCTTCTTGCGGGCCAGCGCGATGCCCGCCCGACGCTTCGCCGCACCCGGCGCGGCCGGATCGAAGAACAGCTCGGCCGGGTCGTAGCCCGGCTTCCGGTGAATCTCCACCAGCCGGGCGAAGTCCGGTGCGCGGGCGTCGTCCAGCCAGTAGTAGTAGGTGAACCAGGCGTCCGGCTCGGCCACCAGCACCAGCTCACCGGCGCGCGGATGATCCAGCCCGTGCGCGGCCTTGCCCTCGGCGTCGAGCACCTCGGCCACTCCGGGCAGCCCGGCGCAGAGCTTCGCCACCGTCGGCACGTCGGCCGGGTCCCGCACGTAGACGTGCGCGATCTGGTGGTCGGCGACCGCGAACGCCCGGGACGTCCACGGGTCGAGGTACTCCATGCCGGCCTGGGTGTGCACCCGCAGCAGCCCCTCGGCGCGCAACAGCCGGTTGACGTCCACCGGCCGGGACACGTCGGTGATGCCGTACTCGGAGAGCACCACGACGGTGGCGTCGCGGGCCCGGGCGGCGTCCAGGAGCGGCCCGAGCACCGTGTCGAGTTCGGCCGCCGCGGCCGCCGCCTGGGCGGAGGACGGGCCGTACCGTTGCAGGTCGTAGTCCAGGTGCGGGACGTAGACCAGGGTCAGGTCGGGCGACACGGCGGCCAGGATCTGCTCGGCCGCCTGGCAGATCCACCGCGACGAGGGCAGCCCGGCTGTCGGCCCCCAGTAGGTGAACAGCGGGAAGGTGCCCAGCCGCCCGGTGAGCGCGTCGTGCAGCTCCGGCGGGTCGGTGTAGCAGTCCGGCTCCTTGCGCCCGTCGGCGTAGTACACGGGCCGTGGAGTGACCGTCCAGTCGACGTCCGCGCCCATCGCGTACCACCAGCAGACGTTGGCGACGGTGTAGCCGGGCTCGGCCCGGCGGGCCGCCTGCCAGAGCTTCTCCCCGCCGACCAGCGCGTTGTGCTGCCGCCACAGCAGCACCTCACCCAGCTCCCGGAAGTACCAGCCGTTGCCGACGATCCCGTGTCCGCTCGGCGGCTCGCCGGTGAGGAAGGTGGACTGCACCGAGCAGGTCACCGCGGGCAGCACGGTGCCGAGCTCGGCCCGGAAGCCGCCGTCGGCGACCCCCCGCAGCCGGGGCATGTGCGCCAGCAGCCGCGGGGTCAACCCGACCACGTCGAGCACCACGAGTCGCCGGCTCATCGCGACACCCCCGCCGTGGCCGTCGTGGTCAGCTCCGGGGTCAGGCCCAGACCGACCAGCTCGTCGCGGGCGAAGGCCAGCTCGGCGGCGATGCCGGCGGCCAGCTCCGCGTCGGTGCCCGGCCGCCGCGCGGCCGGCAGCACCCCCCAGGTGTACGTCTCCACGTCGAGGTGGTCGCAGCCGGCGGCGGGGCCGGCGTAGAGCGCGGCCAGCGCGGCGCGCAGCACCGGCAGGGTGGACCCGAGTGGTTCCTCGGGTGGGGCGTGCAGCGGCACGTGGTAGTGCACCCGCCACGGCCCGGGCAGCGCCGCGTCGAGCGCCTCGTCGAGGTCGTCGGCGGCGTACGCCGGGTCGGCCGGGTCGGCCCCGCCGGCGCAGCCGGCACCCCGGGTCTGGTGCAGGAAGCGCGGCTCCACCCACCGGCGCAGCGCTTCGGCGCCGCCGGCCGGGTCGGCCGCCTCGACGGCGGCGGAGACCTGCACCTTGACCACCGGCAGGCCGGCCGCCCGCAGCCGGTCCAGCGCCACCGCCGGCTCCTCCCAGGCACAGGCCAGGTGGGCCAGGTCGAGGCAGACGCCCAGCCGCTCGGTGTCCATCCCGGACAGCAGCGCGGCGGCCTGACCGGTGCTCTCCACCACGCAGCCGGGCTCCGGCTCGAAGGCGACCCGCACCTGGCGGCCGGTGTCCCGCTGGACCGCGGCCAGGCCGGCCGCGAGCTGGTCCAGCCGGCGGCGGGCCGCGTCGGCCCGATCGGTGTCCCACGGTTGGCGCCAGGCCAGCGGCAGGGTGGAGATCGAGCCCCGGGCGGCGTCGTCGGGCAGCAGGTCGGCGAGCACCCGGGCCAGGTTCAGGGTGTACGTCAGTCGCTGCTCGGTGGTCCAGTCCGGCCGGTAGACCTCATGCTTGACCACCGGTGCCTGGAAGGCGGCGTACGGGAAGCCGTTGAGGGTGACCACCTCCAGGCCACGCGCGTCCAGTTCGGTGCGCAGCCGGCGGCGCAGCGCCGGGTCGGCGGCCAGTTCGGCGGCGACCGGGGCGGCCAGCCACAGGCCGAGCCCGAGCAGGTCGCTGCCGAGCGCCGCGCGTACCGGCACGGCGTAGGTGTCCAGTTGGGCGAGGATGCCGGCGAGATCCTCGGCGGGGTGCACGTTGGTGCAGTAGCCGAGGTGCACGGTGTCGCCGCCGGCGTGCCGCAGCCGCATCAGCTGCCGCCACGCAGGATCGAGTTGCCGGTCTCCGGGTCGACGGCCGCGAGTTCCAGGTCGGTCAGGTCGAGCCGGCCGGACTGCCCGTAGAACTGCACCGGGTTGCGCCACAGCACCTGGTCGACGTCGTCGTCGGTGAATCCGGCCAGCAGCATCGCCTCGCCGGTGGCGCGGGTCAGCAGCGGGTCCGAGCGCCCCCAGTCGGCGGCCGAGTTGACCAGCATCCGTTCCGTCCCGTACTCCCGCAGCAGCTCCACCATGCGTGGCGGTGACATCTTGGTGTCCGGGTAGATGGAGAACCCCAGCCAGCAGCCGGTGTCCCGGACCAGCTTGACGGTCACCTCGTTGAGGTGGTCGACGACCACCCGGCCCGGGTCGATGCCGGATTCGGTGACCACGGCGAGGGTGCGCTCGACACCGCGGGCCTTGTCCCGGTGCGGGGTGTGCACCAGCGCCGGCAGGTCGTACGCCACGGCCAGCGCGAGCTGTGCGGCGAACGCCTCGTCCTCCTCCGGTGTCATCGAGTCGTACCCGATCTCGCCGACCGCGACCACCGCGTCCTTGTCCAGGTAGCGCGGCAGCAGGTCGAGCACCGGCCGGCAGCGGGCGTCGTTCGCCTCCTTGGGGTTCAGCGCCACGGTGGCGTGGTGCCGCACCCCGAACTGCCCGGCCCGGAACGGCTCCCAGCCGATCAGGGAGTCGAAGTAGTCGGCGAACGAGGCGGCGCTGGTGCGGGGCTGGCCCAGCCAGAACGCAGGCTCCACCACGGCCCGGACGCCGGCGGCGGCCATCCGTTCGTAGTCGTCGGTGGTGCGTGAGGTCATGTGGATGTGCGGGTCGAAGATGCGCATCACGCCTCCGTGGGGGTGGGACGGTCGACGGTGCCGGTTCCTCCGCTGTGCGCGGTGAGCCGGTCGAGCAGGTCGGTGGCGTCGGCGGGCAGCTCCCGGCCGGCGGCGTGCCGCTCGGCGGCCAGCGCGGCCAGCATCGCGGCCAGCTCACCGTCGGCGCGGGCGTCCAGGTCGGCCACAGCGGCCAGCGGCACGCCGGAGAACACGCACTTGAGCACCGCCTGCCGCCACGCCGCCGGGTCGAGGTGCCGGGCGTACGGGCCGAGCGCGGCGGCGACCAGTCGGGTGTCGTTGGTCCGGATCGCGTCGTGCAGCAACGGCACCCCGGCGGCCCCGATCGGCAGCAGCGGCAGGGCTCGCAGCACCGCCCGCCGCTCGGCCGCGTCGCCGTGCCGGTAGAGCGTGCCGGCGTGCTCGGCGTGGTCAGCGGGCAGCGCGGTGAGCAGCAGCACCCGGGCCGCGTCGTCGGCCGTCCAGCCCGGTGCGTCGGGCAGTGCGGCCCGGCCGCAGCGCCGGCCGGCGGCCGGGAAGAGCCGGGCGATCGCGCCGGGCTCTGCCGCGACCCGGCGCAGCGCCGTGTCCAGCCAGCCGGGATCGGGTACGCCCCGCAGCGCGGCCCGTAGTGAATCCGGTGTCATCCCGTCTCCTCCCTCGTGCTGCTCCGCAGGCACCCCAGGCGCGCCCTTTGCTCTGCTTCACTCCACGCGACGGCCACTGTCCGGATATCGGACGGCCGCTGTTGCGTCCGTTGAAGCAGGGCAAAGGGCGTCTCGGGGCACCTCGTGCGCGCTGCGCCGGTCAGTCGCCGTCGTGATCGCGGTGGTGCTCCGGGCCGCCGCCGTCGCGACGGCGGCGCGCAGGAACTCGATCGACCGGGCGGCCACGGCGGGCGCGGCATGCGAGTCCCGGGGCAGCTCGACGGCGACCAGCCCGCGGTAGCCGGCCTGCGCCAGGGCCGCCAGCACCGGCGGGAAGTCGATCTCGCCGGAGCCGAACTCCAGGTGCTCGTGCACGCCCCGGCGCATGTCGTCGATCTGCACGTTGACCAGGTGCCCGGCCACCTCGGCGACGCACTGCGGCACCGGCCACGGCTCCAGGCAGCGGCAGTGCCCGATGTCGAGGGTGATGCCGAAGCGGCCGGGGTCTCCGAGCGCCGCGCGCAACCGGCGCCAGCCGGCGATGTCCTCGACCAGCATCCCCGGCTCCGGTTCGAAGCCGAGGGTGACACCGGCGGCGTCGGCGGCGTCGACCACGGTGGCGCAGCCGGCCACCAGCCGGTCCCAGGCGGTCTGCGCCGGCACGGCGTCGGGGCGGACGCCAGCCCAGAAGGAGACCGCCTCCGCGCCCAGGTCGGCGCCGATCCGGACGGCCCGGCGCAGGAACTCGATCCGCCGGGTCGGGTCGTCGTGCAGCAGCGTCGGTGCGTGCTTGTGCCACGGGTCGAGCAGGTAGCGGGCTCCGGTCTCGATCACCACCGCGAGGCCCAGCGCGCTCAGCCGCCGGCCCACCACCGCGATCCGGCGGGACAGACCG contains:
- a CDS encoding alkaline phosphatase family protein, producing MSRRLVVLDVVGLTPRLLAHMPRLRGVADGGFRAELGTVLPAVTCSVQSTFLTGEPPSGHGIVGNGWYFRELGEVLLWRQHNALVGGEKLWQAARRAEPGYTVANVCWWYAMGADVDWTVTPRPVYYADGRKEPDCYTDPPELHDALTGRLGTFPLFTYWGPTAGLPSSRWICQAAEQILAAVSPDLTLVYVPHLDYDLQRYGPSSAQAAAAAAELDTVLGPLLDAARARDATVVVLSEYGITDVSRPVDVNRLLRAEGLLRVHTQAGMEYLDPWTSRAFAVADHQIAHVYVRDPADVPTVAKLCAGLPGVAEVLDAEGKAAHGLDHPRAGELVLVAEPDAWFTYYYWLDDARAPDFARLVEIHRKPGYDPAELFFDPAAPGAAKRRAGIALARKKLGMRYLMSAVGLDAGARAVRGSHGRLPDDPADAPVLLCSDPAAARERIAATEVKALLLELAGLIPGGGAEADRSREGS
- a CDS encoding PQQ-dependent sugar dehydrogenase, with the protein product MSIKDASTHRSRRWFSAGSALLLVAAAGTVALGVGPAALGGPTPAQAHPINATDFQQVELARGVADMGEPMSLAVLPDRSVLHTARNGTLRRTDANGTTSVIGTLPVYTHDEEGLQGVGVDPNFASNRQIFLYYAPPLSTPGGDAPATGTNFSAWQGVNRLSRFTLNADFTINQASKVDVLDVPADRGLCCHVGGDIDFDAAGNLYLSTGDDTNPFDSAGYAPLDERTNRNPGYDAQRSAGNTNDLRGKILRIKVNANGTYSIPAGNLFAPGTARTRPEIYAMGFRNPFRISVDKATGVVYVGDYGPDAGSTSATRGPSGQVEFNRVPSAGNYGWPYCTGTNTSTETYNEWDFATNTGGAKYNCTGGPTNNSFRNTGLGTLPAAKPAWIRYAGDAGTPPEFGGGSESPMGGPVYRYNASSTSTTKFPQSFDGQFFATEFGRGWIKPIHVNADGSRGVIDTFPWVGKQVMDSAFGPDGAYYVLDYGTGYFNGDANSALYRFDYVGGGNRAPNASASANRTSGAAPLAVTFSSAGSSDPEGGALTYSWNFGDGTSSTAANPSKTYTANGTYTATLTVRDPQGATGTASVVINVGNTAPTVTINSPGNGQLFSFGDTVPFSITVTDPEDGTIDCTKVKMTYVLGHDQHGHQITSKTGCSGSITIPVDGEHDDAANIFAIFDAEYTDAGGLTTHTQHTLPPRHRQAEFFGTSSGINVFSKTPAEGGKTVGDINNGDWIAFQPYRLGNVTSFSARVSSAGAGGTLQVRAGSATGTVLGSATVPVTGGWETFTTVTGAITNPPTGTTTLYLTFAGSGTGALYDLDAFTFVTGTPPAGGAGPIKGLGGKCLDVRNAATADGTQIQIYTCNGSTAQTWTVTPNSTIRALGKCLDVSGGGSADGTKIQLWTCNGTGAQNWAAQADGTVRNAQSGKCLDVSGNNSADSTVVHLWTCTAAANQKWILP
- a CDS encoding polyprenyl synthetase family protein, encoding MTVTVTPTDASGLRARFDAELAGFLDRQGPDWPDGAPRGVFTALYRFVLAGGKRLRPLFCYWGWRGAGAPDGTPIVVAAAALELFHAFALIHDDILDGSDRRRGEPSVHRLFADLHARSSWRGDPEAYGRNTALLCGDLCAAWSDQMFHECGLSTEQVHRGYGVFALMRTEVIAGEYLDLVSGVGDGSVASALTVIRMKAARYTVTRPLQIGAALAGAGPELIAALGEFGDPLGDAFQLRDDVLGVFGDPAVTGKSVLDDLREGKPTVMMALARSAADRPQTARLRELFGNPALDADGAAELRGIIEATGARERIEQMIRVRTEAALAALESAAVAEEARAALVALAAQAIDRRA